In the genome of Primulina eburnea isolate SZY01 chromosome 13, ASM2296580v1, whole genome shotgun sequence, the window atagagtctttaataaacgcactttactagttgaagaatctattcatgtcatatttgatgaaactaacccttgcttgcctagacctgttgtttctgatgatgacgatatagatatccttggcgaagagttggagtccacaagcctagatgatgttcctaaagatcaagatgacgcacctcttccgaaggagtggactacacacaaggatcatcccatggacctcatcattggtagcccatcgaagggagtatctactcgctcctctaatatgtgcaattatcttgcttttctttctcacatagagcctaagaacatagaagaagctttacttgatgattcttggattattgctatgcaagatgaactaaatgaatttagaaggaataaagtttggaatcttgtacctagacccactgatagacctgtcataggaactaaatgggtatttaggaacaagttagatgagcatggtacaatcactagaaataaagctaagctagtagctaaaggatatagtcaagaagagggaattgattatgatgagacttatgcccctgttgctagactagaatccattcgcatgctacttgcttttacttgctctagagactttaaattgtttcaaatggatgttaaaagtgcttttcttaatggtgatttgaaagaagaagtgtatgttgagcaacctgttggttttgaagatgtgcacttatctgattatgtgtataaacttgataaggctttgtatggtttgaaacaagctcctagagcttggtatgagaaattgtctactttcttgctgtctaatggtttttgtaggggtaaagttgatattaccttgtttaccttgactaaagataatgatttgctgatagtacaaatatatgtagatgatattatttttggtgctactaatgaacacttgtgtagagatttttctaagcttatgcaggatcactttgagatgagcatgatgggcgagctcaactacttccttggtctccaaatcaagcaatgcaaggatggtttctttgtcaaccaagggaagtacatcaaggggatgctcaaaaagtttgggatggagtcttccaaagcctcatccacacctatgagcacgacagtcagactcgacaaagatgagggaggtaaacctgttgaccaaaagttatttcgtagcatgattggctccctactctatgcgactgctagtagacctgacattatgtttagtgtttgcttgtgtgcacgatttcaatcatgtccaaaggaatcacacttattcgccttaaaacgcattttcaaatatctttcaaatactccaaatctcggattatggtattctaagaactcatttttcgatttaaaagcttactgtgatgccgactttggaggatataaggtggatagaaagagcactagtggtacttgtttctttttgggaaattgcttggtgtcatggttttctaaaaagcaaaactgtgttgcactttcaacgaccgaggccgagtatatggctgccggtagttgttgtgcacaaattctttggatgaagtatcaattactcgactatggtgttactttttcaaaaattccaatcttttgtgataatacaagcaccatatgtctaacaaagaatccagttcaacattctcgtacaaaacatattgacattcgacatcattttattcgtgatcacattgagcaaaatgatgttgaacttcactatgttgacaccaagaatcaaattgctgatatttttacaaaaccactagatgaatctacttttactcgtttgcgtggtgaacttggcatgattgagttgtaaacattagtcaaatactctcgtacatatttgttaaattgagggggagtattattaatgtgagcattataatgtcggataatacaaattaattgtatttatccataattatggctcaacattcttttatgtgctaaatattttaaattttaggtgttcctcatcttggctacttcggaatcaccgttccttattcggatgcttcgtttcacttcggatccaccgaacgtgttcggatattttacctgtttatttgtctctctttatgcttatgtctttttgattatcgcaaaaagggggagaatttatttggttaaaattgctattaattcaacctcttagacttgttatttgattaagggggagttatttaataaccattagattatgttgattattgtttctcaatttttaaccaagttttgtgatcatcaaaaagggggagattgttacgccttaaacgcatacaaatctcgaggatgagattaatgtttttaatgctgtaacatatcccaaagtttttgttttgatgataccaaaacttggattaaaaatgtactaatgttttatattgaggcatgcaggaaattaagaacaaggttacgttcggaagatccgaaatttggttcggacgttccgaaattgtgccaatcagaagcaaaatagaagctgttcggaagctgcgaggagcaagttcggacgttccgaagactggatcggacgttccgaacacaagcaatcaaatcacttcaatccggagacaaattgatctgactgttgattgagtagatttcggacgctacgatggacatgatcggaagctacgaagtgttgaagatttcaaatctccggaaacgcgggaatgttcggacggtaccaactggagttcggaccttccgaagttgttcatacactgtctaaaagaactgttcagaagaaacgaagtttgatcggtccctccgaagcatatgttcggaccctacgaagtcaagaacggaagatccgaagtcattccagaattacgcaaattgatcacatcggacgttccgaagtataaacagaagatccgaaccttggcgtccaagactagtataaataggcctttgaggatgcattctcaatcatcccactccattctctcttgtctcttacaaagctttctactatctcttgtgtgcgttgattaaaagagttgtaatatcaaaagagttgtagaaaaagagtgaaagtaatactctcgagtgggttgtaaagttcgtggctatccttggagccctcaaggccaagtagacgcatcgaggcgtggttgtaaaagctagcttggagctcctgaagccaagtcgtcatagtgatacctcgatcctcatcgagaaggggagacgtagacgattcttcgtcgaacttccataaacatctctatccctctttactttacgcatttactttactacgcatttattttacgcacttactttacgcattcatttttatttgtaattgtccctcaagtcttccgcttgcaatttttgcaaactcgttttaaaaacgctaaagggccttaaagaacctattcaccccctctttaggttcttcaaacattttcatttattatatatatatatatatatatatatatatatatatatatatatatatatatatatatatatatatatatataacacacacacacaacactcTACAGTCTACAGTCACATATTTGAACATATATAAACTAAATAGGTAAGAAAATGCCATTAATTAGTTATTAATTTTTGTGAACGACTGATTATTATAAACTCATTGAAATAGAAAGTGCTTATCTATTGAAAATCCACAGGATCTATGTCAACATATAAGGAATAACAGTAATTCTGAAGCTCAAATCGTTGATGACTTGAAGCCCTGACACCTAAGTCCCGAATTTAGGACATGCTCGACTTGAGTTCGAAATTTAATTATAACAATTTCCTCCTCTAactaaaaaatatgaaataaaaaaatttacactGCAATATGCATCATTCCTTTATATGTTTCTTGAAAATGTATTTACTGTTATAcctatatattgatatgtcaaGAAAATTTGGAACTAAagagataaaactaaacttgtAAAAGATTATAGTTTTAGataagtgattaaatttataaattgaaAGCAGTTAGAAATGTCATAAGTGAATAGTGTTCGAAAATAAAAgtgaaatgctaaaaaaaattaagttatagtgtttgataaataaatgattttaatattaatttataataaaatatttattaaaaaaaaaactcttatTAGATAACACACATTTCTTGAAATCTGTCCGACCAATGATTTCACAAGTTTAATTAACAAATTATATGCCCTAAATAATgccaagaaattggcaagtttGAAGCATCTGGTCCTCACATGCAAAAATCCCTTTTCGACATGCATAAATTCACACTCCACATATAATACCGACCCCCGATAATCACATGCTCACAGTGTCTAGTGGTCCATTGATGATCAAACCCTAGggaaaataaaactaaaatggCTTTGATTTTTAGTTTAAATTCATCGGCAAAAAGAAAGCTTTCTACATGCAGTAAAAAAATgaatctgattcagtcttgtgATTGCCGAGTCACCTTTTTGTCACGTCTCTTCCGACATGCAGTGGCCCCCTCTCTCTTCTCTGACAATTCACAAGATATCTTCTGTTTTCCAAGTACTGTATTCCTGCTTATGGAATAAGGAAGCTTTTTGTTATCAATATTTTACCAGCCCGGTAAGTTTTCATGGTTTTTACCATTCGTGGGAGCTCAGATGTTCCTGCTGTAATGGCTCAAATCCATTGAAGAACCCATGGTGGCGAATTTCGCTAGTTCATTTCCTCCAACTCCAAGAAAATCCCTGGTTAGACTGCTTTCTCCTTCGATTACTGCGGTTGATTGGGCTTGTTTTCCTTTGTTGTTTTGGAGTGTGATTAAAGGATCTGAGTTTCTTGACCTGCCCATTAATGGATTACTGGACTCGAACATTCCCGGGACGCCTCCTCCATAGTTGGAGGTCAGTGTTGAAGCAGAAGTGGAAGCCATTAATAATCCATTCAAATTCTCAGGTTTCCCAAGATTCATCTGGTTGACTTCATTTCTTGGCTGGTTCAAGGGATTGAAGTTTCCGAGACTCGAGAAATTTGAGCTCATGAGCCCGAAACCGGTGCCGAAAATGGCTGAATTATTGCTTCTGGTAGATCCCATTTGAGCTGCTTTTTGCAGTAAAGCGGTGGCTGACATTGGAGCTGGTGGATGATTTGTTTCTTGCTGATTTTGGCAGCTAGTGCTGTAGTAAAGTGAACTTATAGCTTCACACATGTTACCTTTGTCTTGCTCCTCTTCTTTTAAAGCTCCCGATGATCTGTTGATCAACCACTGGTTCTGCGAGGCGGCGGCCATTTGCACTAACTCAGGCAAAATTGTTGAATTCGATGCCAAGAAATTTGCATTTGAAGAACTTGGATTTTGAATGGGATTCAGATTGAGATGAGGATTTGTATTGTCTAGCCATAGGGGAAGTCTTGGTTTCTGCAAATTATCAATATTCAGCTGGTTTCCTGATTCTAATCCCGCGAGCTCAGGCCTGAACATGGTGGTAAATTGGGAGTTCGCAGCATTGTGAAGATTGTTGTTCAACAGCACTTCGTTTCTCAAGTTCAAATTTACTGAAGGAACTGGAGTGAATCTTGCACTTTCCTCCGCTAACGCATCGCAGAAGGCTCTATGTGTGATGAAGCTATCCTTTCTGTTACATAGAAAACAAGAAATCGCACTCGATACTAATTTTTAAACCTCTGCGCTTTCCAAGAAATTGGAGCAGAATTATAATTGATTCAAGATCCTGGTTTTTATAAAAGGAAAGATTTTCAAATACATAGGGAAATTCTTCATCCATTCAAATCTCTAGCTCAGTCTCATTAATTTCAGATGTGCATTTATTTCTCACCAAACCAAGAATACATTAATTAAACTCCATGTGTGACTTCCATTTAACAGAAGCACACGGTACATGACAGAGAAATTTGAGAGGGAGATACACATTTTTTATTGCGCATGTCTTCAAGAAACATGGCATAATTAATACCTGGAGAAGAGAGTTCCGCAGTCACATTTGTACTCTCTTGTTCCACAGATCTTACTATGAGCTTTCCAATCAGACTGAACAGCGTATTTCTTTGAGCATTTCTCGCACTTCCATTTTTTCTCGCCATGTTTTCTGCTGTAATGCTTCTTTATTCCTGTCAAATCCCCGAGTGCCCTTGAAGCGTCGTGGTGGACGCAAGTTTTTTCTGGGCAAATGTAAACTTTCTTCTTCACTTCTTTGTTTGTTCTTTGCTTGAGCTTCCATGGAAGATTGTGTCCTCTTCTGTGAAGCTGCAGATTCTGGTCTCTCTGAAAACCCTTGTTGCAGATTTCGCAGATGAATCTGTTTGTTGCCATTAAAGACTTTGGAGACAGCGCTATCACATCTGCATCTGGATCTGAATACAGGTGTCTCACTCCAATGTTTCAagggaaaaaaagaagaaaaacagaCGAGAGAACATATTTTCTGAGGGGAAGTGAAATTTACGCTTGCCTGGTGTTCCGGGTAGATTTCTTTTCCTCTTGGATTGATTAGAACCAGGGTTTGAATCATTATTAGGGTTCATATGATCAGGATCTTGAATGAACCCTCTAATGATAGAAGGAACACCAGAAATCCCATCATCAGACATCATTTTTTCTGCAGAAAAATCCTGAAACTTGGAACAAAAATCaagtatattaattaattaatactcAAAAGCAGATAAGAGTTGATGTGTCTGTTTGTGCGTGTGTTCTCACTCACGAACAGGAAGAAGAAAACAAAGCGTTACTTGTGAAAATGGCCAAAGCCCTGAAGAATTTCTTGACCTGTTTCCCTCAAAACAAAGCAAAAAAGATCAAAAGGCCAAGGAACCAGCTAGTCTTACATGAGGGGAAGCTGGAGAAGACATTTTAGTATTTTTCTTGCATGTTAGCAGAAAATAACAATGTTACATATGGGAATGAAACCTAGCTAGCTTAAAGGGGGATTTTTTGTTTTCCATttcttttttcatatttttgtttcTCTCACCTTATCTCTTACACGGCTGTTGCTTCTCAAAAGCTGGTCAGCCATAGATGGACTCACCTGGACCACCTCTCTGTGTCACTTTCCaacttttttatatttttaatttttttagcgACGTTATTATtacaattttctttttctttttatataTTTCCTTAATATTCAAAAGATCTGTATAATTCATTGACGTATAtgtaataaaatatcaaattcaAACCAATTAAACTCGGGGACACTTGAACTTTAATTAATTCGAGCTTCGGTGTTCCTTTTTATAAAACATAAATTGTTGAATGAATTAACAAGTTTTTTCTTAGATTAATACGTCATTTTCCTTATTTAATTCTAGAAAAAGTTTTTACTTCGTAATATATGCAAACAAAGTTGGAATATCATTTTTATCGAATAAATAAACTTATGTACGGGTATTTCTGTTaaaaaaataacacaaaaattGCTATTTCTAAggaaagtttgagcaaaaaaatTGAATGGAGAGATGGAGTACTCGAATAAATTAGAAAATAGAGGGATTATTTTGAAGTTCGGTTCGAAATATGGAGATGCGATTGAATTTTACCCCAAATTTGATACAAGTTTTACACAtgtataaacatatatatacatatatatctgaCGCTACGTATTTAGACTTAGGCAGGTCAAAAATAGgttaaaaagaaagaaaaaaaaaagtggagAGGCTTTTTCCGTGGCAATGATTAAGCCATTATAGATTTTTTAGCCCATTTTGCTTtctcaattaaaaaaaaaattaaaaaacgaAGACCaacaaataattatatatatatgtatatgattatatatatatgtatatgtatatgtatatatataattatttgtataaataatatataattatcatgTCTCGTGAGCTACTGAGAGAATTGGATTCAGTAGGGAGCAGGTGGCTGGAGTCCCCACATTTACAGATAAACGAAAGAATAGAGAAAAAGGGGGGTAGCatgaaatatatttaaattaaacaatattataattaagtagtttattattttttaaaatgactATTTGATCCattatgatatataaaaaaatatataataatatcgtAATATTACCACTATAAATATATAAGAtgtttcaaaatatttattttatttagcttattTTCTAGCAGTGAATTTTAGTGTACTTGCAGAATGACAAGTTTACATTTTAATATTCAATGGGGCATATTTCTACCAACcgttaattaattttattagaaaatatgattgaattttagaagaaaataaaattttgattatGAAAAATCTTAATAAGACTAGCTTATGTTACCAAGGGCTCTTGCTTGATCGGTCAACTAAATAGCTTTTCAAAAAAGAATTAGTGAATTAAAGAACGTAGACACAATATTAATtcagggcaaaaacttgtgtgagacggtctcacgggtcgtatttgtgagacgaatctcttatttgggtcacccatgaaaaagtattactttttatgctaaaagtattactttttattgtgaatatgggtaggattgacccgtctcacggattatgacccgtgagacggtctcacatgagactcactcttaattCAGAGTCATTGCATCCTAGATGACTTTTTGTAAGCCAATTCCTTTGGTTTGACTTTCGATTTCTGCTTTTTTCGGGTTCGTTGACTTTTCTTTATTTCGAATTAAGAAGATGTTTGACTAAACTAGTTTATAGAACGATTGTGCTCTCGACTCGGAATCATCATTTTCTCAGCTGGTTCTCTACGATCTTAGAATCTTGATCgagcataaatatttttttatcgtGTTCGAGCTTTTATATATATGGAATATAAATTTGTAAAAAGTGATCCTTTAACCGCAGATTATATcatagcaaaaacttgtgtgaaacggtctcacgagtcgtattttgttagacaGATCTctttttgggtcatccatgaaaaatattattttttatgctaagagtattactttttattatgaatatcagtaggattgacccgtctcatagataaagattcgtgagaccgtatcacaaaaAACTTACTCCTATATCAAATAGGGTCATTATAATATGTAttgattattataaataaaaaaaatatggtatatggagtcttaatataaaatataatttggaaGAGGTATAAAAAAGAAAGACGAGACTGACACGtttctctaaagaataaatatctttTATTTGGCAAACCTAGCTTTCATGGGGTACCCTCTTGGAGATCAATTAATTCTCTGTTTCATATGTCTATTTTATCTTTTAATGTGAGCCGCTCGATCTTTGACACGTGGAAAATGAATTCGAAAGTTAGTGTGTTATATAGATTTTCGTGGCATATAGATACATATAATTGTTGGTGAAGTCCTTTTTGTGATCACGAAAGTCTAAAATTGGCTAAATCATTTGAATAATTAGTTGCATGTAAGAATAATGTTGGCATTGTATCTTtttgtaaataataataataataataataataatggaatAAAAGAGGGGATATTGTATTGGGAAGGTATTACGTTCATGTCATTTCATGCTTGTCCTTTTTATTACATTATAAGATATGGGAAAGCAAACGGGGGTCAATTGTTCATACATTAAACAAATGAATATATGTGTGTAGTACG includes:
- the LOC140808846 gene encoding zinc finger protein GAI-ASSOCIATED FACTOR 1-like isoform X1, translated to MMSDDGISGVPSIIRGFIQDPDHMNPNNDSNPGSNQSKRKRNLPGTPDPDADVIALSPKSLMATNRFICEICNKGFQRDQNLQLHRRGHNLPWKLKQRTNKEVKKKVYICPEKTCVHHDASRALGDLTGIKKHYSRKHGEKKWKCEKCSKKYAVQSDWKAHSKICGTREYKCDCGTLFSRKDSFITHRAFCDALAEESARFTPVPSVNLNLRNEVLLNNNLHNAANSQFTTMFRPELAGLESGNQLNIDNLQKPRLPLWLDNTNPHLNLNPIQNPSSSNANFLASNSTILPELVQMAAASQNQWLINRSSGALKEEEQDKGNMCEAISSLYYSTSCQNQQETNHPPAPMSATALLQKAAQMGSTRSNNSAIFGTGFGLMSSNFSSLGNFNPLNQPRNEVNQMNLGKPENLNGLLMASTSASTLTSNYGGGVPGMFESSNPLMGRSRNSDPLITLQNNKGKQAQSTAVIEGESSLTRDFLGVGGNELAKFATMGSSMDLSHYSRNI
- the LOC140808846 gene encoding zinc finger protein GAI-ASSOCIATED FACTOR 1-like isoform X2, coding for MMSDDGISGVPSIIRGFIQDPDHMNPNNDSNPGSNQSKRKRNLPGTPGKHADVIALSPKSLMATNRFICEICNKGFQRDQNLQLHRRGHNLPWKLKQRTNKEVKKKVYICPEKTCVHHDASRALGDLTGIKKHYSRKHGEKKWKCEKCSKKYAVQSDWKAHSKICGTREYKCDCGTLFSRKDSFITHRAFCDALAEESARFTPVPSVNLNLRNEVLLNNNLHNAANSQFTTMFRPELAGLESGNQLNIDNLQKPRLPLWLDNTNPHLNLNPIQNPSSSNANFLASNSTILPELVQMAAASQNQWLINRSSGALKEEEQDKGNMCEAISSLYYSTSCQNQQETNHPPAPMSATALLQKAAQMGSTRSNNSAIFGTGFGLMSSNFSSLGNFNPLNQPRNEVNQMNLGKPENLNGLLMASTSASTLTSNYGGGVPGMFESSNPLMGRSRNSDPLITLQNNKGKQAQSTAVIEGESSLTRDFLGVGGNELAKFATMGSSMDLSHYSRNI